The Halobellus sp. MBLA0158 genome has a window encoding:
- a CDS encoding alkaline phosphatase family protein, protein MGLFDRLRGEDHPRVAFVGIDGVPFSLLSDNPDRFPNFAALAEEGSAGAIESIVPPESSACWPSLTTGVNPGETGVYGFQDRENGSYDTYVPMGRDVQATRLWDRVTDAGRQASVLNVPVTFPPQRNVQRMVSGFLSPGVDKAALPDEFRDELDDLGYRIDVNAKLGHDDDKTEFIENAHETLDRRHEAFQNVIGADDWDLFFGVFMTTDRVNHFLFKDYERDGENKEAFLEFYEKVDEYVGEIRASLPDDVTLVVASDHGFTSLDYEVHCNAWLEEQGWLSYEDDDHEELGDIADDTRAYSLIPGRFYINLEGREPRGSVPQDDYEAVRAELKAELEELEGPDGKKVADRVVEKEDAFRGDHDDIAPDLVVVPNHGFDLKSGFKGSEEVFGTGPRNGMHSFDNATLYVDDPDVEIKDADLYDIAPTILDLLEVDYARTDLDGASLLKQ, encoded by the coding sequence ATGGGACTGTTCGATCGACTGCGCGGGGAGGACCACCCGCGCGTCGCCTTCGTCGGTATCGACGGCGTGCCGTTTAGTCTTCTCTCCGACAACCCGGACCGCTTTCCGAACTTCGCCGCCCTCGCCGAGGAGGGGAGCGCGGGCGCGATCGAGAGCATCGTTCCCCCCGAGTCCTCGGCGTGTTGGCCCTCCCTCACGACGGGCGTGAATCCCGGCGAGACGGGCGTCTACGGCTTCCAAGATAGGGAAAACGGCTCCTACGACACCTACGTCCCGATGGGCCGGGACGTCCAGGCGACGCGGCTCTGGGACCGCGTCACCGACGCCGGCCGCCAGGCGAGCGTGCTGAACGTCCCCGTGACGTTCCCGCCGCAGCGCAACGTCCAGCGGATGGTCTCGGGCTTCCTCTCGCCCGGCGTCGACAAGGCGGCCCTCCCCGACGAGTTCCGGGACGAACTCGACGACCTGGGCTACCGGATCGACGTCAACGCCAAGCTCGGCCACGACGACGACAAGACGGAGTTCATCGAGAACGCCCACGAGACGCTCGACCGCCGCCACGAGGCGTTCCAGAACGTCATCGGCGCCGACGACTGGGACCTCTTCTTCGGCGTGTTCATGACGACCGACCGGGTGAACCACTTCCTGTTCAAGGACTACGAGCGCGACGGCGAGAACAAGGAGGCGTTCCTGGAGTTCTACGAGAAGGTCGACGAGTACGTCGGCGAGATCCGCGCGTCGCTGCCGGACGACGTCACGCTCGTCGTCGCCTCCGACCACGGCTTCACCTCGCTCGACTACGAGGTCCACTGCAACGCCTGGCTCGAAGAGCAGGGCTGGCTCTCCTACGAGGACGACGACCACGAGGAGCTCGGCGACATCGCCGACGACACCCGGGCGTACTCGCTGATCCCCGGCCGCTTCTACATCAACCTCGAAGGCCGCGAGCCCCGCGGGAGCGTCCCGCAGGACGACTACGAGGCGGTGCGCGCAGAACTCAAAGCCGAACTGGAGGAGCTTGAAGGCCCCGACGGCAAGAAGGTCGCAGACCGCGTCGTCGAGAAGGAAGACGCCTTCCGCGGCGACCACGACGACATCGCGCCGGACCTCGTCGTCGTCCCGAACCACGGCTTCGATCTCAAGTCCGGTTTCAAGGGCAGCGAGGAGGTCTTCGGCACCGGGCCACGGAACGGGATGCACAGCTTCGACAACGCGACGCTGTACGTCGACGACCCGGACGTCGAGATCAAGGACGCGGACCTCTACGACATCGCGCCGACGATCCTGGACCTGCTGGAGGTCGACTACGCCCGCACCGACCTCGACGGGGCGAGCCTCCTCAAGCAGTAA
- a CDS encoding tubulin/FtsZ family protein translates to MKSVLIGVGQAGGKLARELVEYDERMGFGSVRGAVAVNTAKTDLQDLPFETVLIGQDRVKGHGVGGDNELGAEVMQSDTQEVLSALDGRVVAGTESIFVVAGLGGGTGSGGAPVLTRELKRIYDVPVYGLGILPGKDEGSMYQVNAGRSLKTFAREADSLLLVDNDAFRSVGESVTEGYDSINHEIAQRVGLLLASGEAVEGVAESVVDSSEIINTLRSGGIAALGYASAEAAPDAEENINAVMSTTRRALLTGSSLPDATDADAALLIVAGDQDAIPRKGVERARRWVEEETGSLQVRGGDFPLSSDRIATLVLLGGVERSERLETFLQRAKDAQEEDVEGAAERTDPAEQWTNDELDDLL, encoded by the coding sequence ATGAAGTCCGTCCTGATCGGCGTCGGCCAGGCCGGCGGGAAACTCGCCCGCGAACTGGTCGAATACGACGAACGGATGGGGTTCGGCTCCGTCCGCGGCGCGGTCGCGGTCAACACCGCCAAGACCGACCTCCAGGATCTGCCCTTCGAGACCGTCCTCATCGGCCAGGACAGGGTGAAGGGCCACGGCGTCGGCGGCGACAACGAACTCGGCGCCGAGGTGATGCAGTCCGACACACAGGAGGTGCTGTCGGCGCTCGACGGCCGCGTGGTCGCCGGGACCGAGTCCATCTTTGTGGTCGCGGGACTCGGCGGCGGCACCGGCAGCGGCGGCGCCCCGGTCCTGACGAGGGAACTCAAGCGCATCTACGACGTCCCCGTCTACGGCCTCGGCATCCTCCCCGGCAAGGACGAGGGGTCGATGTACCAGGTGAACGCCGGCCGGTCGCTGAAGACCTTCGCGCGCGAGGCCGACTCCCTCCTCCTCGTCGACAACGACGCCTTCCGCTCGGTGGGCGAGAGCGTCACCGAGGGCTACGACTCGATCAATCACGAGATCGCCCAGCGCGTCGGCCTGCTTCTCGCCTCCGGCGAGGCCGTCGAGGGCGTCGCCGAGAGCGTCGTCGACTCCTCGGAGATCATCAACACGCTCCGCTCCGGCGGCATCGCCGCGCTCGGCTACGCCTCGGCGGAGGCCGCCCCCGACGCCGAGGAGAACATCAACGCCGTGATGAGCACGACCCGGCGCGCCCTCCTCACCGGATCGAGCCTGCCGGACGCGACCGACGCCGACGCCGCGCTCCTGATCGTCGCCGGCGACCAGGACGCCATCCCGCGGAAGGGCGTCGAGCGCGCGCGCCGGTGGGTCGAAGAGGAGACGGGGAGCCTCCAGGTCCGCGGTGGGGACTTCCCCCTCTCCAGCGACCGGATCGCCACGCTCGTGCTCCTGGGCGGCGTCGAGCGCTCCGAGCGCCTGGAGACGTTCCTCCAGCGGGCGAAAGACGCCCAGGAGGAAGACGTCGAGGGGGCGGCCGAGCGGACCGATCCGGCCGAGCAGTGGACGAACGACGAACTGGACGACCTGCTGTAA
- a CDS encoding DUF7310 family coiled-coil domain-containing protein, which yields MTSDSDGADDGSTRDANANSGTEDARERIDRLERRVASLESELDAARGLLGGIAAVDESVDRRASIALAKAESLEREFAAAEPGLVRERLAEPSDGEARSGGGASENGTAPAASTRSERPVADEARPPANANHSAASPSSVSDGRDTDADDGLAARLRGVLR from the coding sequence ATGACGAGCGACTCCGACGGCGCGGACGACGGATCGACGCGGGACGCGAACGCGAATAGCGGCACCGAAGACGCCCGAGAGCGAATCGACCGACTGGAACGCCGCGTCGCGTCTCTGGAGTCGGAACTCGACGCGGCCCGTGGGCTGCTCGGCGGCATCGCGGCCGTCGACGAGTCGGTCGATCGCCGCGCGTCGATCGCGCTCGCCAAAGCCGAATCGCTCGAACGCGAGTTCGCCGCCGCCGAGCCCGGACTCGTCCGCGAGCGGCTTGCCGAGCCGTCGGACGGGGAGGCTCGGTCGGGTGGCGGGGCCTCGGAGAACGGGACGGCCCCGGCGGCGTCCACTCGCTCCGAGCGACCGGTGGCCGACGAGGCTCGGCCGCCGGCGAACGCGAATCACTCGGCGGCATCGCCGTCCTCAGTGTCGGACGGACGTGACACCGACGCCGACGACGGCCTCGCGGCGAGGCTGCGCGGCGTGCTCCGGTGA
- a CDS encoding DUF7311 family protein, translated as MIRLVVAAALAVAMVAAAAPAVEDAQATRTADTVEAFGDRLDRAGRSLAATSDSATSVDLAATRGVAFTYPGASWTTARPAFVAVGGRPGGSGNRSVLAYALPSSPTRLRALSLPVPVRTPTGPVVFRGRGRQTVSLALVAGADGDGPALVIGRGDAA; from the coding sequence GTGATCCGGCTGGTCGTCGCCGCGGCGCTCGCGGTCGCGATGGTCGCGGCGGCAGCCCCGGCGGTCGAGGACGCGCAGGCGACGCGGACGGCCGACACCGTCGAGGCGTTCGGCGATCGGCTGGACCGGGCCGGACGGTCGCTCGCGGCGACCAGCGATTCGGCCACCAGCGTCGATCTGGCGGCCACGCGCGGCGTCGCGTTCACGTACCCGGGGGCGTCGTGGACGACGGCGCGGCCCGCGTTCGTCGCCGTCGGCGGGCGCCCCGGCGGGTCCGGGAACCGCTCGGTGCTCGCCTACGCGCTGCCCTCGTCGCCGACGCGACTCCGCGCGCTCTCGCTACCGGTGCCCGTGCGGACGCCGACCGGCCCGGTCGTGTTCCGCGGACGCGGCCGGCAGACGGTCTCGCTCGCGCTCGTCGCCGGCGCAGACGGCGACGGGCCCGCGCTGGTGATCGGCCGCGGCGACGCCGCCTGA
- a CDS encoding ATPase, T2SS/T4P/T4SS family, which translates to MSRYLDSLRADAFGSLLTDAAVSVGLSGGSAEATSSDADAEADSEVCRCSVAVESPTGLGLADRCVLVVDADDCPGRGRLEAGPACRATVVDALVERDVDAVRTRHAGRERTYVDAALALLVAAGRFVERAAVHDADLADRARRDPLSAAHRATGRAGAVARIAAECGLAELAARVGAEGAPPSEAGESDAYERALDPFVGPTISRTRVSRRLLPGARVVSERSLPTGAVARICEAPSGTYYHLTPATEGLDADATATLATAYDVLANGSVGGGSRAPGRAVRRVAGDDEPIETLSAVLARHTRGLGVFEHLFADEAVSDVVASAPVVDGPVRVVVDGERFPTNVHLTPGGAAALASRFRRESGRAFSRSSPALDASVVAETGRRIRVAGVTAPASDGVGFAFRVRDDEPWTLGRLVAAGSLSARAAAFLSLAVERGSALIVAGTRGAGKTTLLGALLWALPAATRLVTIEDTPELPVESLRERGRDVQALHTDAVLGDAASEGRSSDGFAPTDALRAALRLGDGALAVGEVRGEEAGALYEAMRVGAQGHAVLGTIHGDSAAAVRERVVSDLGVPPSSFGATDLVVTCTRDGDARRVSAIEAVETHGGESSFPALFARDAGQLRPSGRIERGESAVVDRLRSPGESYAEFLAALGARTARIDRLATTGLTRPADLDAERSETR; encoded by the coding sequence ATGTCGCGATACCTCGATTCGCTCCGCGCCGACGCCTTCGGTTCACTGCTCACCGACGCCGCGGTCTCGGTCGGGCTGTCCGGTGGATCAGCAGAGGCCACATCTTCGGACGCCGACGCGGAGGCGGACTCGGAAGTCTGCCGGTGCTCGGTCGCCGTCGAGTCCCCCACCGGGCTGGGGCTCGCAGATCGGTGCGTGCTCGTCGTTGACGCCGACGACTGCCCCGGCCGCGGGCGACTCGAAGCCGGTCCCGCGTGTCGAGCCACCGTCGTCGACGCCCTCGTCGAGCGCGACGTCGACGCCGTTCGGACCCGACACGCAGGCCGCGAGCGCACGTACGTCGACGCGGCACTGGCGCTGCTCGTCGCCGCCGGCCGCTTCGTCGAGCGCGCCGCCGTCCACGACGCCGACTTGGCCGACCGAGCCCGCCGTGATCCGCTCTCGGCGGCGCACAGGGCCACCGGACGCGCGGGCGCAGTCGCCCGGATCGCCGCCGAGTGCGGCCTCGCCGAACTGGCCGCACGCGTCGGCGCCGAGGGAGCACCGCCGTCGGAGGCCGGCGAATCGGACGCCTACGAGCGGGCGCTGGATCCGTTCGTCGGCCCCACGATCTCCCGGACGCGGGTGTCTCGACGGCTCCTGCCGGGTGCGCGGGTCGTTTCGGAGCGATCGCTTCCGACCGGCGCGGTGGCACGTATCTGCGAAGCGCCTTCCGGGACGTACTACCATCTCACGCCCGCGACCGAGGGACTCGACGCCGACGCGACGGCGACACTTGCCACCGCCTACGACGTGCTCGCGAACGGCTCGGTCGGCGGCGGATCGCGGGCGCCGGGGCGGGCGGTCAGGCGCGTCGCGGGCGACGACGAGCCGATCGAGACGCTCTCGGCGGTGCTCGCGCGCCACACCCGCGGGCTCGGCGTCTTCGAGCACCTCTTCGCCGACGAGGCGGTCTCGGACGTCGTCGCCTCCGCGCCCGTGGTCGACGGCCCGGTCCGGGTCGTCGTCGACGGCGAGCGGTTCCCGACGAACGTCCACCTGACGCCCGGCGGCGCGGCCGCGCTCGCCTCGCGGTTCCGCCGGGAGAGCGGGCGGGCCTTCTCGCGGAGCTCGCCCGCGCTCGACGCCTCTGTCGTCGCCGAGACGGGGCGGCGGATACGCGTTGCCGGCGTGACCGCGCCAGCCAGCGACGGCGTCGGATTCGCGTTCCGCGTCCGCGACGACGAGCCCTGGACGCTCGGCCGACTCGTCGCCGCGGGATCGCTCTCTGCCCGCGCGGCGGCCTTCCTGTCGCTCGCAGTCGAGCGCGGCTCGGCGCTCATCGTCGCCGGCACCCGCGGCGCCGGGAAGACGACCCTGCTCGGGGCGCTGCTGTGGGCGCTCCCGGCCGCGACGCGGCTCGTGACGATCGAGGATACGCCGGAGTTGCCGGTCGAATCCCTCCGCGAGCGCGGACGTGACGTGCAGGCGCTCCATACCGACGCGGTGCTGGGCGATGCGGCGAGCGAGGGGCGCTCCTCCGACGGATTCGCTCCGACGGACGCGCTCCGCGCGGCGCTCCGACTCGGCGACGGCGCGCTCGCCGTCGGCGAAGTCCGCGGCGAGGAGGCGGGCGCGCTCTACGAGGCGATGCGCGTCGGCGCTCAGGGCCACGCGGTCTTAGGGACGATCCACGGCGACTCGGCGGCCGCCGTCCGCGAGCGCGTCGTCTCCGATCTGGGGGTGCCGCCCTCGTCGTTCGGCGCGACGGACCTCGTCGTCACCTGCACCCGCGACGGCGACGCGCGACGGGTCTCCGCGATCGAGGCGGTCGAGACGCACGGCGGCGAGTCGTCGTTTCCCGCGCTCTTCGCGCGCGATGCGGGGCAACTCCGTCCCTCCGGTCGCATCGAGCGCGGCGAGAGCGCCGTCGTCGATCGGCTTCGATCACCGGGCGAGTCCTACGCCGAGTTCCTCGCGGCACTGGGGGCTCGGACGGCCCGGATCGATCGGCTCGCGACTACCGGGCTGACGCGGCCGGCGGATCTCGACGCCGAACGGAGCGAGACGCGATGA
- a CDS encoding type II secretion system F family protein, with the protein MTNGADAVVRVARTLAGWYPGDVEPTRELHRSLAFVESDLAGDTVVRAGYVLAPVVVVTVFAVLALAIPGLSLPAALPLAAGLGLCATHVVHRLPVAAATLRRTRSLGDAPGLVARAALRLRLDPSPERAALFAARTGEGPLARSLAAHVERTRAGPTSGLGAFAAEWRTWFPALERSTSLLSAAVDGPTDERDRALDRALETVLDGTRSEMADFAGAVRGPASGIYAFGVLLPLALVGVLPAASAAGMSVPAAAFVLLYDVALPGGLVVAGAWLLLQRPVALAPARVLASHPDVPSGPIRGVAAGVACAGAGAVVGGFVAPWAPPVAAAGLGVGGALAVHYRPMAAVRKRVRRAEAGLADATAVVGRRVGAGESVETAIESAAEATTGPTSDLFDEAAGVQRRLRVGIDRAFLGEHGALADLPSPRARATATLLAIAGREGRPAGPMLVRLADHLTELRRVEADARRELAAITGTLTHTAALFGPLVGGATVAMAVQMAAAETARPVGSAAAASSAFGAASESATAIAPSLFGTAVGAYVLVLAVVLTVVATGLDRGLNRSLVGYRVGLALCSATAAYLAAFVGASTLF; encoded by the coding sequence ATGACGAACGGCGCCGACGCGGTCGTCAGGGTGGCGCGGACGCTCGCCGGCTGGTATCCGGGCGACGTCGAGCCGACGCGGGAGCTGCACCGGTCCCTGGCATTCGTCGAGAGCGACCTCGCCGGCGACACCGTCGTCCGCGCCGGCTACGTCCTCGCGCCCGTCGTCGTGGTCACCGTCTTCGCCGTCCTCGCGCTCGCGATCCCCGGCCTGTCACTTCCCGCGGCGCTGCCGCTGGCGGCCGGGCTCGGACTGTGCGCTACCCACGTGGTCCATCGACTGCCCGTCGCGGCGGCGACGCTCCGCCGGACGCGCTCGCTCGGCGACGCGCCCGGCCTCGTCGCCCGCGCGGCGCTGCGGCTCCGGCTCGATCCGTCGCCCGAACGGGCCGCGCTGTTCGCCGCGCGGACGGGGGAGGGTCCGCTGGCGCGCAGCCTGGCCGCGCACGTCGAACGCACCCGCGCGGGGCCGACGTCGGGGCTCGGCGCGTTCGCGGCCGAGTGGCGGACGTGGTTCCCGGCGCTGGAGCGCTCGACGTCGCTGCTTTCGGCCGCGGTCGACGGTCCGACCGACGAGCGCGATCGCGCGCTCGACCGCGCGCTGGAGACGGTGCTCGACGGCACCCGCTCGGAGATGGCGGACTTCGCGGGCGCCGTTCGCGGGCCCGCGAGCGGCATCTACGCCTTCGGCGTCCTCCTGCCGCTCGCCCTGGTCGGCGTGCTTCCCGCCGCCAGCGCGGCCGGGATGTCGGTGCCGGCTGCCGCGTTCGTCCTCCTCTACGACGTCGCTCTCCCGGGCGGCCTGGTCGTCGCCGGCGCGTGGCTGCTCCTCCAGCGGCCGGTCGCGCTCGCGCCGGCGCGGGTGCTCGCGTCCCACCCCGACGTCCCCTCCGGTCCGATTCGCGGCGTGGCCGCGGGCGTCGCGTGCGCGGGAGCCGGCGCCGTCGTCGGTGGCTTCGTCGCCCCGTGGGCACCGCCGGTCGCGGCCGCCGGACTCGGCGTCGGCGGCGCGCTCGCCGTCCACTACCGACCTATGGCCGCGGTGAGAAAGCGGGTCCGACGGGCGGAAGCGGGGCTCGCGGACGCGACGGCGGTCGTCGGCCGGCGCGTCGGCGCCGGCGAGTCCGTCGAGACGGCCATCGAGTCGGCGGCGGAGGCGACCACCGGCCCGACGAGCGACCTCTTCGACGAGGCGGCCGGCGTGCAGCGACGGCTCCGCGTCGGCATCGACCGCGCGTTCCTGGGCGAACACGGCGCACTCGCGGACCTCCCGAGCCCGCGGGCCCGCGCGACGGCGACCCTGCTGGCCATCGCGGGGCGCGAGGGCCGTCCGGCCGGCCCGATGCTCGTGCGGCTCGCCGATCATCTCACCGAACTCCGGCGGGTCGAGGCCGATGCCCGCCGCGAGCTCGCGGCGATCACGGGGACGCTCACGCACACCGCGGCCCTCTTCGGCCCGCTCGTCGGCGGCGCGACCGTCGCGATGGCCGTCCAGATGGCCGCGGCGGAGACGGCCCGGCCCGTCGGATCGGCGGCCGCCGCGTCCTCCGCGTTCGGCGCCGCGTCGGAGTCCGCGACCGCGATCGCGCCCTCCCTCTTCGGGACGGCCGTCGGCGCGTACGTGCTCGTGCTCGCGGTCGTCCTGACCGTCGTCGCGACCGGGCTCGACCGCGGCCTCAATCGCTCGCTCGTCGGCTACCGCGTCGGTCTAGCGCTCTGCTCGGCGACCGCAGCGTACCTTGCGGCGTTCGTCGGCGCGTCCACGCTGTTCTGA
- a CDS encoding DUF7283 family protein yields the protein MFDLTLDAWYGWIGLSLASVALFGAVAGLPTAPPPDAGAVAATIDRVAGAEYASTAEHPLDAEQIRLGTRRIALRSDAGTAHATLSFGPVTPVPVTDSPLRDVLHGMPPERAFDSPEAFRQAVVAARANATDAPWREVDRTLIARRTTWEGVDVVLVDA from the coding sequence ATGTTCGACCTGACGCTGGACGCGTGGTACGGCTGGATCGGGCTGTCGCTGGCGAGCGTCGCGCTCTTCGGGGCGGTCGCCGGGCTCCCGACGGCGCCGCCGCCCGACGCGGGGGCCGTGGCGGCGACGATCGACCGGGTCGCGGGCGCGGAGTACGCCTCGACGGCCGAGCACCCACTCGACGCCGAGCAGATCCGGCTTGGTACACGCCGGATCGCGCTCCGTTCGGACGCCGGGACCGCGCACGCGACGCTCTCGTTCGGCCCGGTGACGCCGGTCCCCGTGACCGATTCGCCGCTCCGGGACGTCCTCCACGGTATGCCCCCGGAGCGGGCGTTCGACTCGCCCGAGGCGTTCCGCCAGGCGGTCGTCGCCGCCCGTGCCAACGCGACCGACGCGCCGTGGCGCGAGGTCGACCGGACGCTGATCGCCCGCCGGACCACCTGGGAGGGAGTGGATGTCGTCCTCGTCGACGCGTGA
- a CDS encoding DUF7285 family protein, with product MSSSSTREGGADARAQTTPIVALIALFAVCSGVSLYASALTAATPSETTNALAEPTLDRVHDAVSTGGVVDPFALPRAAGVAPDGYRVAVEVTTDRGRFGSGSPPPRGGVDVDRASRPASVDVGTGDVVWGRLTVWVWR from the coding sequence ATGTCGTCCTCGTCGACGCGTGAGGGCGGCGCGGACGCGCGGGCGCAGACGACGCCGATCGTCGCCCTGATAGCGCTCTTCGCGGTCTGTTCCGGCGTCTCGCTGTACGCGAGCGCGCTGACGGCAGCGACGCCCTCCGAGACGACCAACGCTTTGGCCGAGCCGACGCTGGACCGCGTCCACGACGCCGTGAGCACTGGCGGAGTCGTCGACCCGTTCGCGCTGCCGCGGGCCGCCGGCGTCGCTCCCGACGGCTACCGCGTCGCCGTCGAAGTGACGACCGACCGGGGCCGCTTCGGCTCCGGCAGCCCGCCGCCGCGGGGAGGAGTCGACGTCGACCGGGCGAGCCGTCCGGCGAGCGTCGATGTCGGGACCGGCGATGTCGTGTGGGGGCGGCTGACGGTCTGGGTGTGGCGATGA
- a CDS encoding DUF7284 family protein — protein sequence MNAALDAGVCLLLLSAGVVGLVTVDQAPPATPSRADAVADALATTTAQVDYSLTPDVDALNASGAAVADEETFAPDSPELDRTSHGSLAGLLARAATASGGVALDAVEPNATTEPEIHPLTRTRSGFARAVGDAVLARTGAKVRVDATWRPYPDAPVGGQFGVGPDPPAGRVHAASLVIPTGVEPLPPSARTDFDALGSAVADRTVAVLVPAGPARVTLRGDDPTAALVRHRYARLASVTNASLTEPLATEDTRAANERVARRLEARITGDLRAAHDTPMEAVEAVSVDSVRIVVRTWPASEGI from the coding sequence ATGAACGCCGCGCTCGACGCCGGCGTCTGCCTCCTTCTCCTCTCCGCCGGCGTCGTCGGCCTCGTGACGGTCGACCAGGCGCCCCCGGCGACGCCCAGCCGCGCCGACGCCGTCGCCGACGCGCTCGCGACGACGACCGCGCAGGTCGACTACTCGCTGACGCCCGACGTCGACGCGCTGAACGCGTCAGGTGCGGCGGTCGCAGACGAGGAGACGTTCGCTCCCGACTCGCCCGAACTCGATCGGACGAGCCACGGAAGTCTCGCGGGGCTGCTGGCTCGCGCCGCGACCGCCAGCGGTGGGGTCGCGCTCGACGCGGTCGAGCCGAATGCGACGACGGAGCCCGAGATCCATCCGCTCACGCGAACGCGGTCCGGTTTCGCGCGCGCCGTGGGCGACGCCGTCCTGGCGCGAACCGGCGCGAAAGTACGCGTGGACGCGACGTGGCGGCCGTATCCGGATGCACCCGTCGGTGGACAGTTTGGCGTCGGTCCCGATCCGCCCGCCGGCCGCGTCCACGCGGCGTCGCTCGTGATCCCGACCGGCGTCGAGCCGCTCCCGCCGTCCGCTCGGACCGACTTCGACGCGCTGGGATCCGCCGTGGCCGACCGCACGGTCGCCGTCCTCGTCCCCGCGGGGCCGGCGCGCGTGACGCTCCGCGGCGACGATCCGACGGCCGCCCTGGTGCGCCACCGCTACGCCCGTCTCGCGTCGGTGACGAACGCATCCCTCACGGAACCGCTCGCGACTGAGGACACCAGAGCGGCCAACGAGCGAGTCGCGCGACGCCTCGAAGCCCGGATCACCGGCGACCTGCGGGCGGCGCACGACACGCCGATGGAGGCCGTCGAGGCGGTCTCGGTGGACTCGGTCCGCATCGTCGTCAGGACGTGGCCCGCGTCGGAGGGGATCTGA